A single Actinomycetes bacterium DNA region contains:
- a CDS encoding HAD family phosphatase has product MADGLQAVILDLDGVLIESEEVWAEVKEGLVRERGGRWPPGAVRAMQGMSSPEWSRYMADELGVPMPAAAISEEVVARVAARYRADLPLLPGAAAAVRRLAGRWPLALASSANRPLIDLVLERAGLAGVFSVTVSSEEVARGKPAPDVYLKAAARLGAEPGRCAAVEDSANGIRSALAAGMRVVAVPNRSYPPPAEVLEAVDLVLPALDELTVQTLERLPTRANGTATGSA; this is encoded by the coding sequence GTGGCGGACGGGTTGCAAGCCGTGATCCTCGACCTGGACGGCGTGCTGATCGAGTCCGAGGAGGTGTGGGCCGAGGTCAAGGAGGGGCTGGTGCGCGAGCGGGGCGGCCGCTGGCCGCCCGGGGCGGTGCGCGCCATGCAGGGGATGAGCTCGCCCGAGTGGTCGCGGTACATGGCTGACGAGCTGGGGGTGCCGATGCCCGCGGCGGCGATCTCCGAGGAGGTGGTCGCCCGCGTCGCGGCCCGCTACCGGGCCGACCTCCCGCTCCTGCCTGGCGCGGCGGCCGCCGTGCGGCGCCTGGCCGGGCGCTGGCCGCTCGCGCTCGCCAGCTCGGCCAACCGCCCGCTCATCGACCTGGTGCTGGAACGGGCCGGCCTGGCGGGGGTGTTCTCGGTCACGGTGTCGTCCGAGGAGGTCGCCCGGGGCAAGCCCGCCCCCGACGTGTACCTCAAGGCGGCCGCCCGGCTCGGGGCCGAGCCTGGCCGCTGCGCCGCGGTCGAGGACTCGGCCAACGGGATCCGCTCGGCGCTCGCCGCCGGCATGCGGGTGGTCGCCGTGCCGAACCGCAGCTACCCGCCCCCAGCCGAAGTGCTGGAAGCGGTCGACCTGGTCCTGCCCGCCCTCGACGAGCTCACCGTGCAGACCCTCGAGCGCCTCCCCACCCGCGCCAACGGCACAGCAACGGGATCCGCCTGA
- a CDS encoding carbohydrate ABC transporter permease, whose amino-acid sequence MAAVEVSSPAEAERLRRRFARRHVLARVGLYLAALLAALVCAAPFLWSLVTAFKQNSDLYNPDNNPFFFNGAATPDHVLYLFRDTAFLTFVWNTLWVGTLVVAITLALGLPAAYSLARLDRPWSGRMAIAIFFVYLVPPSLLFLSLSRLVVTVGLQDSTWSLVLVYPTITIPVSVWLLIGFLKAIPKDIEEQAMVDGYSRLGAFARAVLPLAFPGIVAVVVFAFTLTASEFIYALAFVSPTSQKVVSTGVPTELIRGDVFFWQSLQAAAIVVAVPIAFVFNLFLDRFITGFTMGAVKG is encoded by the coding sequence ATGGCCGCCGTCGAGGTGTCGAGCCCGGCCGAGGCCGAGCGGCTGCGGCGGCGGTTCGCCCGCCGCCACGTCCTCGCCCGCGTGGGCCTCTACCTGGCGGCGCTGCTGGCCGCGCTGGTGTGCGCGGCGCCGTTCCTGTGGAGCCTGGTCACCGCGTTCAAGCAGAACAGCGACCTCTACAACCCGGACAACAACCCGTTCTTCTTCAACGGGGCGGCAACCCCCGACCACGTCCTCTACCTGTTCCGCGACACCGCGTTCCTCACCTTCGTGTGGAACACCCTGTGGGTCGGCACGCTGGTCGTGGCCATCACGCTCGCCCTCGGCCTGCCAGCGGCCTACTCGCTGGCCCGGCTCGACCGCCCCTGGTCCGGCCGCATGGCCATCGCGATCTTCTTCGTCTACCTGGTGCCACCCAGCCTGCTGTTCCTGTCGCTGTCGCGGCTGGTGGTCACTGTCGGGCTGCAGGACTCCACCTGGTCGCTCGTGCTGGTCTACCCGACCATCACCATCCCGGTGTCGGTGTGGCTGCTCATCGGGTTCCTCAAGGCCATCCCGAAGGACATCGAGGAGCAGGCCATGGTCGACGGCTACAGCCGCCTGGGCGCCTTCGCGCGGGCCGTGCTGCCGCTGGCGTTTCCTGGGATCGTCGCGGTCGTGGTCTTCGCGTTCACGCTCACCGCGAGCGAGTTCATCTACGCGCTCGCGTTCGTCTCACCGACCAGCCAGAAGGTCGTGAGCACGGGCGTGCCGACCGAGCTGATCCGCGGCGACGTCTTCTTCTGGCAGTCCCTGCAGGCCGCGGCCATCGTCGTGGCGGTGCCCATCGCCTTCGTGTTCAACCTGTTCCTGGACCGGTTCATCACCGGATTCACCATGGGCGCCGTGAAAGGGTGA
- a CDS encoding DUF202 domain-containing protein, with protein sequence MTAGVSPPGDERPLRAGDERSLPGQPEHEPDYRFSLANERTYLAWVRTALALVGAGIAVIRFLPSLPIPGAREALGASLVLVGMLIAASSHRRWRRIEHAMRTATPLPRSLMPPILTATVAVVSFFTLVLLLEKR encoded by the coding sequence GTGACCGCCGGCGTGTCACCGCCCGGCGACGAGCGCCCTCTGCGCGCCGGAGACGAGCGCTCCCTGCCCGGCCAGCCCGAGCACGAGCCCGACTACCGCTTCAGCCTGGCCAACGAGCGGACCTACCTGGCCTGGGTCCGCACGGCGCTGGCCCTCGTCGGCGCCGGGATCGCCGTGATCCGGTTCCTGCCCTCGCTGCCGATCCCGGGGGCGCGTGAGGCGCTCGGTGCCAGCCTGGTGCTCGTTGGCATGCTCATAGCCGCCAGCAGCCACCGGCGCTGGCGCCGCATCGAGCACGCCATGCGCACCGCGACCCCGCTGCCCAGGTCGCTGATGCCGCCGATCCTGACCGCCACGGTGGCGGTGGTGTCGTTCTTCACGCTGGTGCTGCTGCTCGAGAAGCGGTGA
- the nucS gene encoding endonuclease NucS, which translates to MRLVIARCSVDYAGRLSTHLPSAVRLLMVKADGSVLVHADGGGYKPLNWMSAPCTFCEEDGLWRVTNPVGEVMTVTVEEILHDSVHQLGVDPGLVKEGVEKQLQALLAERCHVIRPDLTLIRREYPTDIGPVDLLCRDQEGLPVAIEVKRRGEIDGIEQLWRYIARLRPLLGSVTGILVAQEFKPQAKVFAAERGIDCVRVDYDALKGVQSNALTLF; encoded by the coding sequence ATGCGCCTGGTGATCGCACGATGCAGCGTCGACTACGCCGGCCGCCTCTCCACCCACCTGCCCAGCGCGGTGCGGCTGCTCATGGTCAAGGCGGACGGCTCGGTGCTGGTCCACGCCGACGGCGGCGGCTACAAGCCGCTCAACTGGATGTCCGCCCCATGCACATTCTGTGAGGAAGACGGCCTTTGGCGCGTGACCAACCCCGTCGGCGAAGTCATGACCGTCACAGTGGAGGAGATCCTGCACGACTCGGTGCACCAGCTCGGCGTCGACCCAGGGTTGGTGAAGGAAGGCGTCGAGAAGCAGCTCCAGGCTCTCCTCGCCGAGCGTTGCCATGTCATCCGGCCGGATCTGACGTTGATCAGGCGCGAGTATCCTACCGATATTGGTCCAGTGGATTTGTTGTGCCGTGATCAAGAAGGTCTACCCGTAGCGATTGAAGTAAAGCGTCGCGGCGAGATCGACGGCATCGAGCAATTGTGGCGCTATATCGCACGGCTAAGACCGCTACTGGGGTCGGTAACAGGCATACTTGTTGCCCAGGAGTTCAAGCCGCAGGCGAAGGTGTTCGCCGCGGAGCGAGGTATCGACTGTGTTCGGGTGGACTACGATGCGCTCAAAGGCGTGCAGTCCAATGCGCTCACCCTGTTCTGA